One genomic region from Salvelinus sp. IW2-2015 unplaced genomic scaffold, ASM291031v2 Un_scaffold2035, whole genome shotgun sequence encodes:
- the LOC112072774 gene encoding zinc finger protein 345-like — MRDVNMTQQHVTYIPSPPRCAVVPLKHDVSTQAYYYREEKKNKAVQVWPIRKNVGVNTSFTEDIPRKEVNRLHSVAVYMARKYVVYEDCLLPLFKTCPVCRGSCSIDKFIQDTLLTVNQFCNHCDHRSQWKSQPFNLPARYLSSSAAXTSTGTTDASIGITTGTTTGTSTDALTDSSTCTFNSQTLKTAEDGDLLLENYDGDICNKGLEDVQTLVFETTFCMHDDVKATKKICQRQSLEEETEEEEETEEEEETEEEEETEEEGSDVEWQPEVELSALLASDSEWDSRALCPDCGTFIKGSKAHVCEHAKPFVCQDCGKRFVNETSLNIHRRIHKPGYVHGCKYCLKPFQSRPEKLRHEECHPSVEKPYECPDCPIRFSDIKARDGHLQSHRGPTWYICDICKMEFTRSSYLERHMLVHSGEKPYTCPECQHSFNQASHLKSHMRLHTGERPYKCQHCDRYFNHNVSLKSHVQRYHPDPAPGTKEKKREPVSNSDTLTEQQLVTEESRKTNAGSGQERVKRVGRKRKRLTFDPEELGESERNSDSDFNPGAEEGGSNKKTTGRPIGRPRMRPGTTREMYTGSVTKEHDGSNLNEQWEEDRGTKRKGERETKNH, encoded by the exons ATGAGGGATGTCAATATGACACAACAACATGTGACATACATACCATCACCTCCAAGATGTGCCGTGGTACCGCTAAAACACGACGTGTCAACACAGGCTTATTActacagagaagagaagaaaaacaaag CCGTCCAAGTCTGGCCAATCCGGAAGAATGTCGGAGTCAATACTTCCTTTACGGAGGACATACCACGGAAGGAAGTGAAccg TTTACACTCTGTTGCGGTGTACATGGCCAGGAAGTACGTGGTCTATGAAGACTGCCTCCTTCCATTGTTCAAGACTTGTCCRGTCTGTCGAGGCTCCTGCAGCATCGACAAGTTCATCCAAGAYACCCTGCTCACCGTCAACCAGTTCTGCAACCACTGTGACCACCGGAGCCAATGGAAGAGCCAGCCCTTTAACCTCCCAGCTAGATACCTGTCCTCTTCAGCAGCTSCAACATCGACTGGCACAACGGATGCTTCGATTGGCATAACAACTGGCACCACTACTGGCACATCCACTGACGCTCTGACTGACTCCTCAACTTGCACCTTCAATTCTCAGACCCTGAAG ACAGCGGAGGACGGTGATCTTCTGTTGGAGAATTACGATGGCGATATTTGCAACAAGGGTCTGGAGGACGTTCAGACCCTGGTGTTTGAGACAACCTTCTGTATGCATGACGACGTCAAAGCCACGAAGAAGATATGTCAACGTCAGTCCTTGGAggaggagactgaggaggaggaggagactgaggaggaggaggagactgaggaggaggaggagactgaggaggaggGCTCCGATGTGGAGTGGCAACCTGAGGTTGAGTTAAGTGCTCTTCTAGCCTCAGATTCCGAATGGGATTCCCGAGCGCTCTGCCCGGATTGTGGCACGTTTATCAAAGGCTCCAAGGCTCACGTCTGCGAGCATGCCAAGCCGTTTGTCTGCCAGGACTGTGGCAAGCGGTTTGTTAACGAGACCTCTCTCAACATTCACCGAAGAATCCACAAGCCAGGCTACGTGCACGGGTGCAAGTACTGCCTCAAGCCATTCCAGAGCAGGCCRGAGAAGCTGAGGCACGAGGAGTGTCACCCGAGTGTAGAAAAGCCCTACGAATGCCCCGACTGCCCCATACGATTCAGCGACATTAAAGCCCGGGACGGCCACCTTCAAAGCCACAGAGGGCCCACATGGTACATTTGCGACATCTGCAAAATGGAGTTTACAAGGAGTAGCTACCTGGAAAGACACATGCTAGTCCACAGCGGGGAGAAGCCCTACACATGCCCAGAGTGCCAGCACTCCTTCAACCAGGCGAGCCACCTCAAGTCTCACATGCGCCTTCAYACGGGCGAGAGGCCGTACAAGTGCCAGCATTGTGACAGGTACTTCAACCACAACGTGAGTCTGAAAAGCCACGTCCAGCGCTACCATCCGGACCCTGCCCCTGGGACCAAGGAGAAGAAACGGGAGCCAGTCTCAAACTCAGACACTCTGACTGAACAACAGCTAGTGACCGAGGAGAGTCGAAAGACAAATGCAGGGTCTGGGCAGGAAAGAGTGAAGAGggtagggaggaagaggaaacgcctgacctttgaccctgagGAGTTGGGGGAGAGTGAGCGCAACAGTGACTCAGACTTCAACCCAGGGGCAGAAGAGggcggtagcaacaagaagactACAGGCAGACCAATAGGCAGGCCGAGAATGAGACCAGGGACCACCAGAGAGATGTATACGGGAAGTGTGACTAAAGAGCATGATGGATCCAACCTGAATGAACAGtgggaggaggacagggggaccaaaaggaagggggagagggagaccaAGAACCATTGA
- the pex10 gene encoding peroxisome biogenesis factor 10, whose translation MPLVGANQPQLIRSSQKDEYYQHCLRNNANEAFQTLAGSKRWLHWRKEIQLLSDLAYYGLTTFSGYQTLGEEYVSIIQVDPTLRRVPSRVRRGALVLLHSLFPYLLDKLLVCLENELEAGEDSQGGGIQRATVAXPWSPGAWMRGWVRRALGLLTEPQRRACVPAVLALQQGLSILHRVHVALFYISGAFYHLGKRTAGVSYLQVRGVTGDDGDIRSSYRLLGMISLMQLALTLALQLNNLRQRQRARQEWRQHRNLPSRSQSVDETDCPRASRCILCLEERRHSTSTPCGHLFCWECITEWCNTKTECPLCREKFQPPRLVYLRNY comes from the exons ATGCCTCTCGTCGGTGCAAACCAACCACAATTGATTCGTTCAAGTCAGAAGGACGAATATTATCAACACTGTCTCAGGAACAACGCGAATGAAGCTTTCCAGACTCTTGCAG GGTCCAAGCGATGGCTGCACTGGAGAAAAGAGATCCAACTCCTGTCAGACCTTGCATACTATGGTTTAACCACGTTCTCAG GGTACCAGACATTGGGCGAGGAGTATGTCAGTATCATCCAGGTGGACCCCACCCTGCGCAGGGTACCGTCACGCGTCAGACGAGGAGCCCTGGTGCTCCTCCACAGYCTGTTTCCTTACCTGCTGGACAAGCTGCTGGTGTGCCTGGAGAATGAGCTGGAGGCGGGGGAGGACAGCCAGGGAGGGGGAATCCAGAGAGCAACAGTGGCCRGTCCTTGGAGCCCCGGAGCCTGGATGAGAGGCTGGGTYCGGAGGGCGTTGGGGCTGCTGACGGAACCCCAGAGGAGGGCGTGTGTGCCGGCCGTGTTGGCCCTCCAGCAGGGACTCTCCATTCTCCACCGGGTGCATGTGGCCCTGTTTTACATCAGTGGGGCCTTCTACCACCTGGGGAAGAGGACGGCCGGAGTAAGCTAT CTACAGGTACGTGGTGTGACGGGGGACGACGGGGACATCCGGAGCAGCTACAGGCTCCTGGGCATGATCTCCCTGATGCAGCTGGCCCTCACGCTAGCCTTGCAACTCAACAACCTCcgtcagagacagagagcccgGCAGGAGTGGAGACAACACAGGAACCTGCCCTCCAG GTCCCAATCTGTAGACGAGACTGACTGTCCCCGTGCCTCTCGCTGTATCCTGTgtctagaggagaggagacactcgACCTCCACCCCGTGTGGTCATCTGTTCTGCTGGGARTGCATCACAGAGTGGTGCAACACCAAG ACGGAGTGCCCTTTGTGTCGTGAGAAGTTCCAGCCTCCTCGACTAGTCTACCTGAGGAACTACTAG